A stretch of DNA from Hippopotamus amphibius kiboko isolate mHipAmp2 chromosome 5, mHipAmp2.hap2, whole genome shotgun sequence:
CCTGCTGATGGGTGAGGTTGTCTCCCTGCCTGGCTAGTTACTTGGCCTGAGGTGCCCCAGTACTGGTGTCAAAAAGCTGAGGGGCAGGGCCGGTCCCCAGTGCTCATGAACTAGCGGGGGAATTCCAAAATGGCACCTGCTAGCACCACTGTCCTTGTGGTAGAACGAGCTTCCCCAACATGGCTGCCACCAGTCTGTGTCCCCACCTGCcttctgcctctctgggaggTTCTCCAAGATCAGCACATGGATCTGACCCAggctcttttcaaattactgcttctgtccTGGGTCCTGGACATTTAAGATTTTGTGTaggccctttaagagtggagtctctatttcccataACCCTCTGGTTCTTCTGAACATAAGCCTTGCTGGCCTTCAGAGCCAAACATTTCTTTCCACTGTAGGACCCCCACACTGGGGAgcccaacgtggggctcagaCTCCTCACTCcctggggagaacctctgcaattgtaattagcctcccatttgtgggtagcccacatctctgcccctcctacccaccttgtggttccttctttgtatctttagttgtagatctTTTTCTGCTAATCTtctggtctttctcatcaatagttgctctgtaaatagttgtagtTTTGGTGCATCAGAGGGAGGGAGTGAGCTTAGGGTCTTCTTATTCCACCATCTTGGCTACATCTTCTTTaatctccctatgttttcttttaggagttttacacTTTTAGGTCTCAGGTTTAAGTCTTTAGTTCATTATGAGtcgatttttgtgtatggtgtaagataagggttcagcttcattcttttgcatgtggatatccagttttcccaacaccatttgtaaAGAGACTGTCCTTCCCCtattgtcaaaaatcagtttactctatatgcatgggtttatttctggagtctgttctgttccatcagcctatatgtctgtctttatgccagtattatattgttttaattactttagctttttttttaaataaataaatttatttatttatttatttaattggctgtgttgggtctttgttgctgcacacgggctttctctagttgcagtgggcaggggctactcttcattgtggtgcatgggcttctcattgcggtggcctttcttgttgcagagcgtgggctctaggtgcgtgggcttcagtagctgcaggataggggctcaatagttgtggtccacaggctctagagcacagcctcagtagttgtggtgcacaggcttagttgctccgtggcatgtggcatcttcctggagcagggcttgaacccatgccccctacattggcaggcaattcttacccactgcaccacctaggaagtcctactttAGCTTTCTGACatattttgaagtcagaaaatttgatgcctccagctttcatcttctttttcaagattgttttgattaCCTGGGGCCCTTTGTGgttccatattaattttatttatttatttatttaaattgaagtatagttgatttacaatattgtgttactttcagatgtacagccaagtgactcagttatacatgtatatgtatatatctgtattcttttttcaattcttttccattataatttattataagatagtgaatatagttccctgtgctatacagtaaatccttgttgtttatctattttatatatggtagtatgCATCTGTTAATCTAATAATCCCAATTTATCCATTCTCCCTctcccactttggtaaccataactttttatgtctgtgagtctgtttgtgttttgcaagtaagttcatctgtactttttttttttttagattccacacataagtgatatcatgcaatatttgtctttgtctgacttatttcacttagtatgataatctctaggtccatccatgtttctgcaaatggcattgttttattcttttttatagctgagtaatgttccgttgtatatatttatcacatcttctttatccattcatttgttgatggacatttaggttgcctccgggtcttggctgttgtaaatagtgctgctgtgaacattggggtgcatgtatattttctaattagagttttctccagatatatgcccaggagtgggatagctggatcacatggtaactctattttagttcttgaaggagcctccatactgttttccatagtgactgcactaatttacattcccaccaacagtgtaggagggttccctttcctccacaccctctccagcatttattatttgtagactttttgatggtggccattctgactggcttgaggtgatacctcattatagttttgatttgcatttcactaataatcagggatgttgagcatcttttttgtgcctgttgaccatctgtatgtcttctttggagaaatgtatatttaggtcttctgcccattttttaatcatgttgtttgtttttttgatgttgagtggcatgagttgtttgtttattttggaaagtaagctttgccagtcacatcatttgcacatattttctcccagtccataggttatcttttcattttgtttatgattttatttgcttataagcaaaagcttataagtttgattaggtcccatttgtttgcttttgcttttatttctattgccttgggagacgaacctaagaaaacattgctacagtttatgtcagagaatattttgcctatgttctcttctaggagttttatggtgtcatgtcttatatttgtgtttaagccattttgagtttatttttgtgtatggtgtgagggagtattCTAACATTAATTTACATTCTGTATgaatttttgaattgtttttactataattttgaatttttacattgggattttgataaggattgcattgagtctgtagatcattttgggtagtatagatattttgacaatattaagttttccaatctgtgaacatggaatgtctttccatttgtttgtgtcttctttaatttcttttatcaatattttatagtttttcagtgtacagatcttttattcccttaagtttattcctaagtattttccttttttcgaTGTTAttgtaaattggattgtttttctaATATCCTTTTCAGAtggtttgttgttagtgtatagaaatgcaagtgatttttgtttgttgattttgtatcccgCAACTTTCCTGAATtcctttattagttctaacatttttttgggggggggtggagtctttagagttttgtgtgtgtgtgtgtgtgtgtgtgtataatcatgCCATCTgaaaacagggacagttttacttttttctttccaaactggatgccttttctttctagTTGCTCTAGTTAGGACtgccagtactatgttgaatggaagttgtaagagtgggcatccttgcctaattcctgatcttagaggaaagctttcaatttttacttttgattatgttagctatgggcttttcatatatagccttttttttattgagataatttctCTCAATTCCTGGTTTGTTGAAACTTTTTActatgaaaggatgttgaattttatcaaaagcttttgctgcatctattgagatgatcataagaTCACAGGTAGATCATAGACAGATCATAGGTCATCAGTCTCTCATTCtgtaatatggtgtatcacattaattaatttttgtatgtcgaaccatccttgcatccccaaGATAAATCTCACCTGGTCATCATGCATAATAgtaatatttttgagaaaatccTAAGCATTACATTGTCTGGTACATGATAACTTACTGttgaactttaaatttttttgtattgcCAAATATCTGTAACCTCAgatttgaaagaattaaaatattaaaatattgaaaaaaaaaagtcttacaaCTTATTTTAGCTATGTTCTTAAAGGCCTCTTGCTTTAAAATCCcaagaatatgtatttatatgttacAAGTAAACCTGTCATTTAAATCTATATTAGTATTTAATTTgtatgattgaaaaaaaattagaaaaatatttatctctgaaatagccttttttttttgtattttgtgtccTGAATATGGTGCAGCATCTCACTTTCATCAGCACtgttgaaagaagaagaaaaaatgccaGTCCTTTCTCCTGAAATCAAATTTGAGCCTTCTAATGTCACCAGAAATTCCCTtgacagttgttttctttttgagagtAGTTGGAGGAAAGCAGttttagaaacacaaaagatgagGAAAGGTAACTTCAGTTTTACTCTtattttacttacaaaaatataaaaatagtgcCTTGAATTTACAAGTACTTTTTTAAGCAGTCAAGAGACATTAAAgaatttctttaacatttatgTAAGAAGGCTAGTACCTTAGgcttatggaaaagaaaaatggaagcagaTTAGAAATAATTTACTTAAGGTAATTCTGCAAGTCATGATAGCAACAAATTCTAAAGAACTACTCTTGGTTATCAGTGTAGTACTATCTTTGTTGgatgatatattttttataagtAGTATTTGTATTTAAATACAAGTTATATTTTAAGAAACCCAAATCTTTAACagcatctttttttattaataattctaaccaaaactttattttttaaatgagctatGTGGAAAGTGTCTTATATCTTATAGTTGCTCAATAAAGACTAATTTCAGAACTTTCAACTTGACGAGTGTAATAGCTTTCCCCAttaatttcaaattataattgtatttcttatttatacTGAATTCTGCCTTTGGCTTTATTAATGGAGATATAGTTCTTGAAAAGAGCAAAATTCAAACTCCCCAGCCTTTTCACTACTCCTGGTTTTCAGTGTGTTGCTGTATTTTTTCAACGTTTTCACCACATTCCCATTAGAGTCACAATGGTTTATCTATTCTCCTACCTCCAAACCTAATTGCCGAAAAGGGACTCTCTATGATTTTTGAtcaagaaaaactattttttccaaaaaagaataaTCAAAGGTTGAAAAATAGCATTTTGAGCATTTAATATAACTCTAGTCCCATTAAATACTATTTCTATTGCTGTGCTAGATTTACTTAGTAGAAAAAGCTTGAAAATTCTCTgtttaaaaattatccaaaaaaaaaaattatccaaacctttaatcttttaatctgcctttttccatttattgtctttattttgaagTTAATTTGACAGCCTCTTTTACTAAAGATCCATGAGGTCAGCAGAAGAAGCCCTCTTGATGCTTCAGATGTTGCTCTTAGAGATTTGGTGAGGGACGTTGCAGAGAGATAATTAAAATCAGTGCCTGGAATGGAATTCTTTTCTCTCATTGCTAAGCTCCCATAATCATGTATTTATACCTCTTGTTTATCTATACAAATGTAGACAGGTGAAAAGATTTAAAGTAGCAGATATTACAAGACTCTTGAAAATGCTTTTAAACTGTCTTTCAATGTGAATGTATCTAATGTTCTGGGAATTCTGATTAAACAAAATCATGAAgacagggacttgcctggtggcacagtggttaggagcctgcctgccaatgtgggggacatgggtgcaatccctggtcccacatgcttcagagcaactaagtccatgcaccacaactgcagaacctgcactctagagcctgtaagccacaactactgaagcccgtgtgggcctagagcccttgctccgctacaagagaagccaccacaatgagaagcccgcgcatcgcaacaaagagtagcccccgctctccacagctagataAAGCCCCcgttcagcaacaaagacccaactcagccaaaaaaaaaaaaaaaagaaaagtcatgaaGGCAGAGGACAGTGGTGACTATAGGAGATCTGTGAAGCTGCCCTTCTTCATTCTTCCCCTGAATCAGCTCTTCCTTATGGTCTCTATCCTAGGAGTTGAAAGGTATTCTCTTAGGAGAGATGCTAGCTTAATTACAGtagcttaattttattttcttaatgactgATTTAGTGTATTTATGTACTTTAGTATATAGCAAAAAAAGTTATATACATTTAATCAAGAAATAATACAGATGGTTATGATACTACTTTTAATAGAATACACCACAGCATTTGGTCTAGAAGAACCCAAAGAATGTATCAAAATGCCATATTTACCAGGATTGCAAAATTGCCAAAAAAGTGTAAGTTCCACTCCACTAGAGGTTCATAAAAGACTCCTGCGTGCTGATACCGAGATGCCTCCTGTCAGGTATGTCATTTCTATTTGATTCTCttctgttgaatttttatttgtagtAACACTGCTGAATGTAGAGGTTTTTCTGGCTACTGAATCTAATTCTTTCTTGCCTACTATTTTGTCGCAtaaaggatttaatttttttaaatctcaattttattccatttgacCAGTAGgtacttttttctgtttccaacTGACATTACCAGAAAGAATTTAAagacttagttaaaaaaaatctttattgctCTAGCCTAGATTGCTTATGAGAATACTGGaatttttaacaatataaataaaCGAATTCTCTGCAATATTAACAGGTTTCTGTACCCTGAGTAGAGAACCTTGTGTTTCATTTCTAGTTCGACTGAAGTGGGGAGATTCTGAGTGAGATGTCAGCCTAATGAAGACCTTGCATTGCTATCAGATGAAACGAGTTTGTCAGTCAGAAAAGCTGCACTGACTTTGAATACTAGCATTTAAAAACGTTATTATAAACACCTTTCCTACTATAAATCAGATTGCCTGACATAACATTAAAAGAAGACTTCTTTCTCCAAAGGGACCTATAAATTTAGTGAGACAGTCTCATATACTATTTGGTTTCtgctttgatttatttatttgttcatcaagtatttattgaatgtgtcATACTAATTTACTTTGCGGTCTAAAAAAAGATGAAGCATTTATAGCAGTCTGAGTTGCAGCTCTCTTCAGGGGaggatgtatattttcatattatctcCTGCCATCTAGTTATGCATAGCACACACATATTGGaatttcagaatatatttctTGAGTTCTCCACTAGTATTATTGGTCTTGTTAATTACTCTTGAAATAAATTTTGGTAATATAAATAAAGAACTAGactatactaaaaataaaaagttgtggATAGTTTATATCTAAATTACGAAGATAAATAAGAACTTTGTAGAGAATTTggggaaaaagtaaaaacaattatTTGATAATTAACCCATCATAACCTGtccatttttattgttgaaaGTTCTCTCTTCTGTCCTCCTTCATTTTCACAGATTTTTATTTGAGTTGTGATTTTAGTGTACTTACAgttttttattttgcacttttttacttaatattacatgtatacattttttcatattactGTATAACTTTCAAACAGTCTTTACTGGTCACATTAGATTTCATTGCATagtttatttaactttatttaatttccCTATCGTTGGACTTTTAAGTTTGCAAATAACGCCATAATAAACAATAACATACATAAAGCTTTTCccgtcattttatttatttatttttttttattttattattattttattttattttttttgggggtacaccaggttcaatcaactgtttccatcattttaaatattatttgaggATAGATTGTCAAGCtataagaatataaaaagcaaaattactCTTTCTGAAGTGAGATTATAATGAAATAAGGCAGAATCAGAGATGGTAGAAGAGAGATGGGGAGTTGCTAGCAGATTAGATGGTGGCAGTTAAAGAGGAGGGATAGCAGGGATGTAGAAAGAGAGACCATTGGAAACATGAATATGAAACCTGCTAAAGGACAGTGAGTTTCTGTCATTCCTGAGACACCTGTATCCCTGACACTCAGTTCAGTCTTGTCTTTTTCACTGGAAGTCACAGTACTCTTTGAGGAGGGTGGGTGTAAAAGTATGTAGGGCTGCCTATGGCCACGGATGTGTCTCAGTACAGACCAGTCTTGCTACCCTTCTTTCAGTGCATGTGATCATCTTAAAGAAACGAAACCCAGAAAGCACCCCTTGAATTAACCCATTCAgcctctatatatttttttcctcttaaaaagaattttattgagatataatttcagCCTCTAGATTTTAAGGCTTCATTTTGCTTCCTACCTTTTTCATCTGATTtcagttcattatttttttcatttgcagttTGGCTGTTTGTGAAATGATTCCTTAATATTTTACATTGATTTGAGTGTGAATTTacttaatttaatgaaaaataatttgaatatattattcaTATTATGACGTGTTCTTCAGACAGAAAGTGGAAGAGTGGTGGCTAAATGCCACACTGTTTACAAAGTACTTGGCGAATGCAAACATTAGttcttttccctgtgtctttattttagccattctactgAGAACATGTCAGGTTGTCTACAAGTATTTTACTCTCCTCTGCATATTGTACAACGCCCTGTGAAAGAACAGTCTTGGCAAAGCAGGGAAGTACTAATTTTTGTCTGTCTTATATACAaccccttattctttttttttttttatctccatatgtgtttttttttttaagtagacacaaggtttattgaaaaatatttaatagttcACAGATTCTCTGAAAGGACCAGAAGAACAGTCTTGGAAGCAGTGCCTCCAGGAATAGTGCCTAAATCACCCGCTGCAACTAgtccagtgaaaaatgcagtggcCCCACTAATGAATGGCCGTAAAGCCTCCTTGAGGCAAGGTGCATATGCTCTAGAGACTTGTGCAGCATTTTACCAATGGGCAACAGTGGTGTGCTGTGCAGTTAAAAAATTGTGAAGAGGGTAGATCTCTTGTTGAGTGTTTTTACAACAGTAAAAtaacattttgggaaaaaaaatgaaaagggtaCAGGTCATAGAcactaaaaattgtttttttgatatgagTTTGAGCCTCTCCTAGAAAGGCTATCTCTGCTGTCTATAGAAGCCTGAGATGTCTGCCTCATATGTGCATATTTGATGTGAAAACTGTGATAAAAGTTTAacgtgtttttaaatttctttaatgataaaaattttcagTGAA
This window harbors:
- the C5H8orf89 gene encoding putative uncharacterized protein C8orf89 homolog isoform X1, with the protein product MPVLSPEIKFEPSNVTRNSLDSCFLFESSWRKAVLETQKMRKEYTTAFGLEEPKECIKMPYLPGLQNCQKSVSSTPLEVHKRLLRADTEMPPVSHSTENMSGCLQVFYSPLHIVQRPVKEQSWQSRLKKTKPTCTVAPLQEKSKGLLRHSNSPSINFGSGFSDPLAGAPSEYLQRLSKLAILEYDTIRQETTRKFKKSKKRELQDC
- the C5H8orf89 gene encoding putative uncharacterized protein C8orf89 homolog isoform X2 — its product is MPVLSPEIKFEPSNVTRNSLDSCFLFESSWRKAVLETQKMRKEYTTAFGLEEPKECIKMPYLPGLQNCQKSVSSTPLEVHKRLLRADTEMPPVSHSTENMSGCLQVFYSPLHIVQRPVKEQSWQSRLKKTKPTCTVAPLQEKSKGSGFSDPLAGAPSEYLQRLSKLAILEYDTIRQETTRKFKKSKKRELQDC
- the C5H8orf89 gene encoding putative uncharacterized protein C8orf89 homolog isoform X3, which gives rise to MPVLSPEIKFEPSNVTRNSLDSCFLFESSWRKAVLETQKMRKEYTTAFGLEEPKECIKMPYLPGLQNCQKSVSSTPLEVHKRLLRADTEMPPVRLKKTKPTCTVAPLQEKSKGLLRHSNSPSINFGSGFSDPLAGAPSEYLQRLSKLAILEYDTIRQETTRKFKKSKKRELQDC
- the C5H8orf89 gene encoding putative uncharacterized protein C8orf89 homolog isoform X4; translated protein: MPVLSPEIKFEPSNVTRNSLDSCFLFESSWRKAVLETQKMRKEYTTAFGLEEPKECIKMPYLPGLQNCQKSVSSTPLEVHKRLLRADTEMPPVRLKKTKPTCTVAPLQEKSKGSGFSDPLAGAPSEYLQRLSKLAILEYDTIRQETTRKFKKSKKRELQDC